One Spinacia oleracea cultivar Varoflay chromosome 4, BTI_SOV_V1, whole genome shotgun sequence DNA segment encodes these proteins:
- the LOC110796781 gene encoding uncharacterized protein, translating to MRGFRPNYHVWVYHGESGVYAGNSSKNVVHEQEEAIYVEEEADCFEDDDEVKNSIDDDNDRVEDMLHEVEDEVRDRVFECLSKAAETPLYPGCTKYSKLSAVCTLYNIKTSGGWTDISFTELLVALSDMLPAGNELPRSNYYAKKLMCPFGLEYKKIHACPNDCLLYHKQYENLDKCPRFGVSRSKRKGVSEGKNVYPAKVLWYLPIIPRFKRLFSIKKDERNLRWHADPDRRKKDGFLRHPADSPQWKTIDKLHDTFGKEPRNLRLALCTDGMNPFGTLSSKHSTWPVLLVIYNLPPWLCMKRKYIMLSLLISGPKQPGNDIDVYLEPLIDDLRKMWDEGVSVFDAHANETFRLRAMLFCTINDFPAYGNLSGYKNKGRKACPTCEDDTQSKYISECHKYVFLRTRRLLRRDHPYRKIKTTFGGDVEMDVARRALTGKEVYKRVKGVETVFGKSVKDRGTSGLWKKESVFWKLPYWKDLPVRHCLDVMHIEKNVCEAILGTLMNIPG from the coding sequence ATGCGTGGTTTTAGACCTAATTACCATGTATGGGTTTATCATGGTGAGAGTGGAGTGTACGCAGGTAATTCTAGTAAGAATGTTGTGCATGAACAAGAAGAAGCTATCTATGTGGAAGAGGAAGCCGATTGTTTTGAGGATGACGATGAGGTTAAAAATAGtattgatgatgataatgatcgTGTGGAGGACATGTTACACGAGGTCGAGGATGAGGTTCGCGATCGTGTTTTTGAGTGCTTGTCTAAGGCGGCTGAAACGCCACTGTATCCTGGTTGTACAAAGTATAGCAAGCTTTCCGCTGTTTGCACACTCTACAATATCAAGACAAGCGGAGGCTGGACTGACATTAGTTTCACTGAGTTGTTGGTGGCGCTAAGTGATATGTTACCGGCTGGCAATGAACTTCCCAGGTCGAACTATTATGCCAAGAAGCTCATGTGTCCCTTTGGTTTAGAGTACAAGAAGATACATGCTTGTCCAAATGATTGCCTGCTATATCATAAGCAGTATGAGAATTTGGATAAGTGTCCACGGTTCGGAGTGTCGCGTTCCAAACGCAAAGGGGTAAGCGAGGGTAAGAATGTGTACCCAGCTAAGGTGTTGTGGTATCTTCCCATAATACCGAGATTCAAGCGCTTGTTTTCGATAAAAAAAGATGAAAGGAATTTGAGGTGGCATGCAGATCCTGATCGAAGGAAGAAAGATGGTTTTCTTAGacatcctgctgattctcccCAGTGGAAGACTATTGACAAGCTTCATGACACTTTTGGTAAGGAACCTCGGAATTTGAGGCTTGCGTTATGTACGGATGGGATGAATCCATTTGGCACTCTTAGCTCCAAACATAGTACATGGCCAGTACTTTTAGTCATATATAATTTACCTCCTTGGTTGTGTATGAAACGCAAgtacatcatgttgtcgcttCTTATATCCGGGCCTAAACAACCGGGAAACGACATAGATGTCTACCTTGAACCTCTCATTGATGATTTGAGAAAgatgtgggatgaaggggtttCCGTATTTGATGCACATGCAAATGAGACGTTTAGATTGCGTGCAATGCTTTTTTGCACCATCAATGACTTCCCTGCTTATGGTAACTTATCCGGGTACAAGAACAAAGGAAGGAAAGCATGCCCGACTTGTGAAGATGATACACAATCCAAATATATTTCTGAATGTCACAAATATGTGTTCTTGCGAACGCGAAGGCTTCTTAGACGTGATCATCCCTATCGTAAGATAAAGACAACATTCGGTGGGGATGTTGAGATGGATGTCGCCCGTAGAGCGTTGACTGGTAAGGAAGTTTATAAGCGGGTCAAGGGTGTGGAAACGGTCTTCGGCAAGTCAGTGAAAGACAGGGGTACAAGTGGATTATGGAAAAAAGAGTCCGTGTTCTGGAAACTTCCATATTGGAAAGATCTACCGGTTAGGCATTGTCTTGACGTCATGCATATcgagaaaaatgtttgtgaaGCAATTCTTGGGACACTTATGAATATTCCGGGCTAG